One genomic window of Arachis stenosperma cultivar V10309 chromosome 10, arast.V10309.gnm1.PFL2, whole genome shotgun sequence includes the following:
- the LOC130955266 gene encoding probable protein phosphatase 2C 60 has protein sequence MGIYLSTPKTEKFSEDGENDRLRYGLSSMQGWRATMEDAHAAYTDLDDSTSFFGVYDGHGGKVVAKFCAKFLHQQVLRSKEYADGDIGTSLQKAFLRMDDMMRGQRGWRELSVLGDKINKFTGMIEGLIWSPKGTDGGDQVDDWAFEEGPHADFAGPTSGSTACVAVIRNNQLFVANAGDSRCVISRKGQAYNLSRDHKPELEIEKERILKAGGFIHAGRVNGSLNLARAIGDMEFKQNKFLPAEKQIVTANPDINTVDLCEEDEFMVLACDGIWDCMSSQQLVDFIHEQLRSETKLSVVCERVLDRCLAPSTAGGEGCDNMTMILVQFKKPAQSSAPPEEQQSSANEKAEEAHEPKADSSES, from the exons ATGGGAATATATCTAAGCACACCCAAAACTGAAAAGTTTTCTGAAGATGGTGAAAATGACCGTCTTAGATATGGTTTATCATCCATGCAAGGCTGGCGTGCAACAATGGAAGATGCT CATGCTGCATATACTGATCTGGATGATTCTACTTCGTTTTTTGGTGTCTACGATGGGCATGGAG GTAAGGTGGTTGCAAAGTTTTGTGCAAAGTTTCTTCACCAACAGGTGCTCAGAAGTAAAGAATATGCAGATGGAGATATAGGAACCTCTCTTCAGAAAGCATTTCTAAG AATGGATGACATGATGCGTGGCCAAAGGGGATGGAGGGAATTATCAGTCTTGGGGGATAAGATAAACAAGTTTACTGGAATGATAGAAGGGTTGATTTGGTCTCCAAAAGGTACCGATGGTGGTGACCAAGTTGATGATTGGGCTTTTGAGGAG GGACCTCATGCTGATTTTGCTGGCCCAACTTCTGGAAGCACTGCCTGTGTTGCTGTTATTAGAAACAACCAACTTTTTGTTGCAAATGCTGGTGATTCGCGTTGTGTAATTTCTCGAAAGGGTCAG GCATACAATTTGTCTAGAGACCACAAACCTGAGCTTGagattgaaaaggaaagaatctTGAAAGCTGGTGGTTTTATTCACGCAGGACGAGTTAATGGAAGTTTAAATCTTGCAAGAGCTATTG GTGACATGGAATTTAAACAGAATAAATTTCTTCCCGCTGAAAAACAAATTGTAACTGCCAATCCAGATATAAACACT GTCGACCTTTGTGAAGAAGATGAATTCATGGTCCTAGCTTGTGATGGCATATG GGATTGCATGTCAAGCCAACAGTTGGTAGATTTTATTCATGAACAATTGCGCTCT GAAACCAAGCTTTCTGTAGTGTGCGAAAGAGTACTCGATCGGTGTTTGGCTCCATCAACCGCTGGTGGCGAGGGATGCGACAACATGACGATGATCTTGGTGCAGTTCAAGAAGCCAGCTCAATCCAGTGCACCACCAGAAGAGCAGCAATCCTCTGCAAACGAAAAAGCTGAAGAAGCTCATGAACCAAAAGCGGATAGTAGTGAAAGTTAG
- the LOC130955267 gene encoding pentatricopeptide repeat-containing protein At1g62930, chloroplastic-like isoform X1, which yields MYSAIIDSLCKVTLVSDAFHLYSEMLAKGISPDVITYNTLTYGLCLAGQLKETIDLLNHMMLKNISPDVRTYNTLIDGLCKEGNIKDAKSVLAVMTKDAVEPTVVTYNCLMDGYCLVNELNKAKCIFDTMAHIGMTPNIQSYNIIINGLCKSKLMDDALNIFEEMRRKNLVPDTVTYNTLIDGLRKSRRISCASKLLVEMHSKGQPADIITYTSLLDGMFNIKQVDEALMLFNQMKKSGIDPNIFTYNILIHGLCKNGRLIEAKEIFQDLSIKNYHPNVRTYTIMINGLCKEGLFEEALALMSKMEDNGCLPNAVTFEIVIRALFEKGENDMAEKLLQEIIARGLLNG from the coding sequence ATGTACAGCGCAATTATTGATAGCTTGTGCAAGGTTACGCTTGTAAGTGATGCTTTTCATTTATACTCTGAAATGCTTGCTAAGGGAATCTCTCCCGATGTTATCACGTACAACACTCTAACTTATGGATTGTGCCTTGCGGGCCAACTTAAGGAAACCATTGATTTACTAAATCATATGATGCTGAAAAACATCAGTCCAGATGTTCGTACCTATAACACTTTGATTGATGGACTATGTAAGGAGGGAAATATCAAAGATGCTAAGAGTGTGTTGGCTGTGATGACAAAAGATGCTGTGGAGCCAACTGTGGTTACTTATAATTGTTTAATGGATGGGTATTGCTTGGTTAACGAATTAAACAAGGCAAAATGTATATTCGACACAATGGCCCATATAGGAATGACTCCTAATATCCAAAgttacaatattattattaatggcTTGTGCAAAAGTAAATTGATGGATGATGCCTTGAATATCTTTGAAGAGATGCGTCGCAAGAACTTGGTTCCGGACACGGTAACTTACAATACTCTAATTGATGGCTTGAGAAAATCAAGGAGAATCTCTTGTGCTTCAAAGCTTCTTGTTGAGATGCATAGTAAAGGTCAACCTGCTGATATAATCACTTACACTTCCTTGTTGGATGGGATGTTCAATATCAAACAAGTTGACGAGGCACTTATGTTATTTAATCAAATGAAAAAGAGTGGCATTGATCCGAATATATTCACGTATAATATACTTATTCATGGCCTATGCAAAAATGGAAGACTTATAGAAGCAAAAGAGATTTTTCAAGATCTTTCCATTAAAAACTATCATCCAAATGTGAGGACATACACTATTATGATCAATGGGCTTTGCAAAGAGGGCTTATTTGAAGAAGCATTGGCCCTGATGTCAAAAATGGAAGACAATGGTTGCTTACCAAATGCTGTGACTTTTGAAATTGTTATTCGTGCTTTGTTTGAAAAAGGTGAGAATGACATGGCGGAGAAACTTCTTCAGGAAATTATTGCTAGAGGCTTATTGAATGGATGA
- the LOC130955267 gene encoding pentatricopeptide repeat-containing protein At1g12300, mitochondrial-like isoform X2: MLRAASFSSLSFSRFSFSLHIPSFLVPYVFPFRFPSCSCSMSSLHSHSQLTSPRHVDEAVDSFTRMLSMRRTPSIVQFNQILGSLAKTHHFPTAISLFQQLQTRGIAPSIVTLSIVINCCCGMGHMALAFSVLTKIFRMGFQPDIITLNTLIKGLCLSGKVEKALHFHDRLLAHGFHFDQVTYATLINGLCKTGHTAAAIQVLRKIPRYGIAPDASCTAQLLIACARLRLFWEKERG, encoded by the exons ATGTTGCGTGCAGCATCATTTTCATCACTCTCATTCTCCAGGTTCAGCTTCTCTCTTCATATCCCCTCTTTTCTTGTGCCCTATGTTTTCCCTTTTCGCTTTCCTTCCTGTTCATGTTCAATGTCAAGCCTTCACTCTCATTCTCAGCTCACATCCCCTCGCCATGTTGATGAAGCTGTTGATTCCTTCACTCGCATGCTCTCTATGCGTCGCACTCCATCCATCGTCCAATTTAACCAGATTTTGGGGTCTCTTGCCAAGACGCACCATTTCCCCACCGCCATTTCCCTTTTTCAGCAATTGCAAACCAGGGGAATTGCTCCCAGCATAGTTACTTTGAGCATCGTAATTAATTGTTGTTGCGGCATGGGTCATATGGCGCTTGCTTTCTCTGTATTGACCAAGATTTTCAGGATGGGTTTTCAGCCTGATATCATAACGTTGAATACACTCATTAAAGGTCTCTGTCTCTCTGGTAAGGTTGAAAAAGCACTGCATTTTCATGATAGATTGTTGGCTCATGGATTTCACTTCGACCAAGTCACTTATGCAACTTTGATTAATGGGCTTTGTAAGACCGGACACACAGCAGCTGCTATTCAAGTGTTGAGAAAGATTCCACGGTATGGGATTGCTCCTGATGCGTCATGTACAGCGCAATTATTGATAGCTTGTGCAAGGTTACGCTT GTTTTGGGAGAAAGAAAGAGGCTAA